A genomic stretch from Setaria viridis chromosome 1, Setaria_viridis_v4.0, whole genome shotgun sequence includes:
- the LOC117838423 gene encoding type I inositol polyphosphate 5-phosphatase 5, giving the protein MSNHNAPRDIPKPASVDEFLVKNGKKKKSFMSGLFRKKGRSVEKRLFSRRERDIVFDFEGRSGDSMELLEASPAAVRKSFSDRHCTTRIENLSLSCLSSPRGPNVDTREYRVFVGTWNVGGKPPDSSVNLEEFLQIEGLPDIYVLGFQEIVPLNAGNVLVAEDNEPAAKWLGLIYQALNRPPAQEGQSSGDELSPPASTSSSSQTQSTRPSARDPANAIPKSSSGGLLFPPKPSFKAFNKSYRVDNALVKTCTCMSDPSTMQRRAREMREFLYRVEAAAASPGRAAAGDDDGEGGDQRHGGGGAMNYCLVARKQMVGIFLSVWVRRELVQYVGHLRVDCVGRGIMGRLGNKGCIAMSMTLHHTSICFVCCHLASGEKEGDEVRRNSDVAEILKSAQFPRICKVPGQRIPERIIDHDRIIWLGDLNYRVSMSYEETKMLLEDNDWNTLLEKDQLALERQAGRVFKGWKEGKIYFAPTYKYRQNSDSYVWETAKSKKKRRTPAWCDRILWHGQGIEQLQYIRGEFRLSDHRPVCSVFVIEADVDSGSKIRKGYSTLDARIHCESPAIPKRHSFYDDF; this is encoded by the exons ATGTCAAATCACAACGCGCCCCGCGACATCCCCAAGCCGGCCTCCGTCGACGAGTTCCTCGTCAAGaatggcaagaagaagaag TCCTTCATGTCGGGCCTCTTCCGCAAGAAAGGGAGGAGCGTGGAGAAGAGGCTGTTCTCGCGGCGGGAGCGGGACATTGTCTTCG ATTTCGAGGGGAGAAGCGGCGACTCGATGGAGCTCCTGGAGGCGTCGCCTGCTGCTGTCCGCAAGAGCTTCTCAG ATCGGCATTGCACGACGCGGATCGAGAACCTGAGCCTGAGCTGCCTGAGTTCCCCCAGGGGACCCAATGTCGACACCCGGGAATACCG GGTGTTTGTAGGCACATGGAATGTGGGAGGGAAGCCTCCTGACAGCAGCGTTAACCTCGAAGAATTCCTGCAGATTGAAGGATTGCCTGACATATACGTCTTGGG GTTTCAGGAGATCGTCCCTCTGAACGCGGGCAACGTGCTGGTCGCGGAGGACAACGAGCCGGCGGCCAAGTGGCTGGGCCTCATCTACCAGGCCCTCAACAGGCCGCCGGCCCAGGAAGGCCAGTCCTCCGGCGACGagctctcgccgccggcgtctacctcctcctcctcccagaccCAGAGCACCCGGCCGAGCGCCCGCGACCCGGCCAACGCCATCCCCAAGTCCTCCAGCGGCGGCCTGCTCTTCCCCCCGAAGCCGTCCTTCAAGGCGTTCAACAAGAGCTACCGCGTCGACAACGCGCTGGTGAAGACGTGCACCTGCATGTCCGACCCGTCCACCATGcagcgccgggcgcgggagaTGCGCGAGTTCCTCTACCgcgtcgaggccgccgccgcatcgccgggccgcgccgccgccggcgacgacgacggcgagggcggcgaccagaggcatggcggcggcggcgcgatgaATTACTGCCTCGTCGCGAGGAAGCAGATGGTCGGCATCTTCCTGTCGGTGTGGGTCCGGCGGGAGCTCGTGCAGTACGTCGGCCACCTCCGGGTGGACTGCGTCGGCCGGGGAATCATGGGCCGCCTCGGGAACAAG GGATGCATCGCGATGAGCATGACGCTGCACCACACGAGCATCTGCTTCGTGTGCTGCCACCTGGCGTCCGGCGAGAAGGAGGGGGACGAGGTGAGGAGGAACTCCGACGTCGCCGAGATCCTCAAGAGCGCGCAGTTCCCGCGCATCTGCAAGGTGCCGGGCCAGCGGATCCCTGAGAGGATCATCGACCACGA CCGGATCATATGGCTTGGCGATCTGAATTACCGGGTCTCGATGAGCTACGAGGAGACGAAGATGCTGCTAGAGGACAATGACTGGAACACTTTACTGGAGAAAGACCAG CTCGCGCTCGAGAGACAAGCGGGGAGAGTGTTCAAGGGGTGGAAGGAGGGCAAGATCTACTTCGCGCCGACATACAAGTACAGGCAGAACTCAGATTCATACGTGTGGGAAACCGCGAAATCGAAGAAGAAACGACGAACGCCGGCATG GTGCGACCGGATACTGTGGCACGGCCAGGGGATCGAGCAGCTGCAGTACATCAGAGGCGAGTTCAGGCTCTCTGATCACAGGCCCGTCTGCAGCGTGTTTGTGATCGAAGCCGATGTAGATAGTGGGAGCAAGATCAGAAAGGGTTACTCAACTCTGGACGCCAGGATCCATTGCGAGTCCCCCGCGATACCCAAGAGACACAGCTTCTATGATGACTTTTGA
- the LOC117838441 gene encoding uncharacterized protein yields MSSASGVTNGHGKEAALYEEQKSKIGKVKTELGQLSGKSALYCSDASIARYLIARNWDVRKATKMLKKTLKWRLEYKPDEIRWDDISDEAVTGKIYRADYFDKSGRSILVMRPGCQNTKDAKGQVKYLVYCMENAILNLPHGQDQMVWLIDFAGFNLGNLSINVTKLTADVLQGHYPERLGVAILYNAPKFFEPFWKMASPILERKTRNKVKFVYSDRPDTMKIIEDLFNMDELECAFGGKNPATFNINDYAVRMREDDKKMPSFWSPENSALASEPYLMSNQKPQESSSSGVKAEETEPEKREETDTAPEKRAESDTESEKEEETQTESSTVEQKSLPGEDTAPADKSGL; encoded by the exons ATGAGTTCAGCGAGTGGTGTGACCAATGGTCATGGGAAAGAAGCAGCATTATATGAGGAGCAGAAGTCCAAG ATCGGTAAAGTTAAAACTGAACTAGGACAGCTATCTGGAAAATCAGCTCTATATTGCTCAGACGCTTCAATTGCAAGGTACCTGATAGCAAGGAACTGGGACGTGAGGAAGGCCACAAAAATGCTGAAGAAAACCTTGAAATGGCGTTTAGAGTATAAGCCAGATGAGATCCGCTGG GATGATATATCTGATGAAGCTGTGACTGGAAAAATTTACCGAGCTGATTACTTTGACAAGAGTGGGCGGAGTATCCTTGTCATGAGACCTGGATGCCAG AATACCAAGGATGCCAAAGGGCAAGTCAAGTACTTGGTGTACTGTATGGAGAATGCAATTCTAAATCTGCCACATGGTCAGGATCAGATGGTTTGGCTCATTGATTTTGCTGGCTTCAACTTAGGTAACCTGTCAATTAATGTGACAAAGTTGACGGCAGATGTCCTTCAAGGTCATTATCCTGAAAGATTGGGTGTGGCAATTCTTTACAATGCCCCAAAGTTTTTTGAGCCTTTCTGGAAG ATGGCAAGCCCCATTCTTGAGAGGAAGACCAGAAACAAGGTCAAATTTGTATACTCAGATAGGCCTGACACCATGAAGATCATTGAAGATCTTTTCAACATGGATGAGTTAGAATGTGCTTTTGGTGGCAAGAATCCAGCTACTTTCAATATAAATGATTATGCCGTGAGGATGAGAGAAGATGACAAGAAGATGCCATCATTCTGGAGTCCTGAGAATTCAGCTCTTGCTTCCGAGCCATATCTGATGAGCAACCAAAAGCCCCAAGAAAGCAGCTCCTCGGGTGTGAAGGCTGAAGAGACTGAACCTGAAAAGAGGGAAGAAACAGATACTGCACCTGAAAAGAGGGCAGAATCGGATACCGAATctgaaaaggaggaagaaacacAGACTGAATCAAGCACAGTTGAGCAGAAAAGCTTGCCGGGAGAAGATACTGCTCCAGCAGATAAAAGTGGCCTTTAA
- the LOC117849018 gene encoding photosynthetic NDH subunit of lumenal location 4, chloroplastic, producing MAPPVSSLSLSPMASSTIPSPQLPKPSTVRALSVAPCNSAASSSSPSTSSSPPCHAAAPQVASAGRRGMLALGAGFLASAALLCPAGDAGATRIEYYATVGDKLCDLNLVKSGLAYCDVEVGTGAQPPRGELINVHYTARFPDGTVFDSTYKRGRPLTMRIGAGKILRGLEQGISGGGGVPPMLVGGKRKLMIPATLAYGPEPAGCFSGDCNIPGNSTILYDLFLVGIYK from the exons atggcgcctcccgtctcctccctctccctgtcCCCCATGGCGTCCAGCACAATCCCGTCGCCGCAGCTCCCCAAGCCCAGCACCGTCAGGGCGCTCTCCGTCGCGCCCTGcaactccgccgcctcctcctcctcaccgtcCACCTCCTCATCTCCCCCGTGCCACGCCGCGGCGCCTCAGGTGGCGTCGGCGGGAAGGAGGGGGATGCTGGCGCTGGGCGCGGGGTTCCTGGCCTCGGCCGCGCTGCTGTGCCCCGCCGGGGACGCCGGGGCCACGCGCATCGAGTACTACGCGACGGTCGGGGACAAGCTCTGCGACCTCAACCTCGTCAAGTCGGGGCTCGCCTACTGCGACGTCGAGGTCGGCACCGGCGCCCAGCCACCGCGCGGCGAGCTCATCAAC GTGCACTACACTGCAAGATTTCCCGATGGTACGGTGTTCGACAGCACCTACAAGCGCGGCAGGCCACTGACAATGCGCATCGGCGCAGGCAAG ATCCTCCGTGGGCTTGAGCAGGGAATcagtggaggtggtggtgtgcCGCCCATGCTTGTTG GTGGGAAGCGCAAGCTTATGATACCTGCAACTCTGGCGTACGGGCCTGAACCAGCAGGCTGCTTCTCAG GAGATTGTAACATTCCTGGAAACTCCACAATTCTATATGACCTTTTCCTCGTCGGAATTTACAAGTGA
- the LOC117838449 gene encoding probable beta-D-xylosidase 7 has translation MGSRARSSLHVAALAVLLLQLLALAPPPHAAVAAASEPPYTCGAGAPPNIPFCDRSLPIERRVADLVARMTVEEKISQLGDESPAVPRLGVPAYKWWSEALHGVSDHGRGVHLSGPLRAATSFPQVILTAASFNPHLWYRIGQVIGVEARAVYNNGQAEGLTFWAPNINVFRDPRWGRGQETPGEDPTMTGKYAAVFVRGVQGYAIAGPVNSTDLEASACCKHFTAYDLENWKGVTRYVFDAQVTVQDLEDTYNPPFKSCVEDGHASGIMCSYNRVNGVPTCADYNLLSKTARQNWGFYGYITSDCDAVSIIHDAQGYAKTAEDAVADVLKAGMDVNCGSYVQQHGASALQQGKITEQDIDRALHNLFAVRMRLGLFNGDPRRNRYGDIGPDQVCTQEHQNLALEAAQDGIVLLKNDAGALPLSKSKVTSLGVIGFNANNAERLLGNYFGPPCVTVTPLQVLQGYVKDTRFAAGCNAAACNVTAIPEAVQVASSVDSVVLFMGLDQDQEREEIDRLDLTLPGQQQSLIESVANAANKPVILVLLCGGPVDVSFAKTNPKIGAILWAGYPGEAGGMAIAQVLFGEHNPGGRLPVTWYPQDFTKVPMTDMRMRADPATGYPGRTYRFYRGPTVFDFGYGLSYSKYSHRFVASGTKPPSMSDIAGLKALETTSAAGAAMYDVEAMGSEACERLKFPAVVRVQNHGPMDGKHPVLVFLRWPNATDDGSGRPARQLIGFRTLHLRAMQTAHVEFEVSPCKHFSRASEDGRKVIDQGSHIVMVGEDEFEMSFMA, from the exons ATGGGAAGCCGCGCGCGCTCCTCCCTCCACGTCGCCGCGCTGGCGGTGCTCCTCCTGCAGCTgctggcgctggcgccgccgccgcacgccgccgtcgccgcggcgtcgGAGCCGCCCTACACCTGCGGCGCCGGTGCGCCGCCCAACATCCCGTTCTGCGACAGGTCGCTGCCGATCGAGCGGCGCGTGGCCGACCTCGTGGCGCGGATGACGGTGGAGGAGAAGATCTCGCAGCTCGGGGACGAGTCCCCGGCCGTCCCCAGGCTCGGCGTGCCGGCGTACAAGTGGTGGTCGGAGGCGCTGCACGGCGTGTCCGACCACGGCCGCGGCGTCCATCTCAGCGGCCCGCTCCGCGCCGCCACCAGCTTCCCGCAGGTCATCCTCACCGCCGCGAGCTTCAACCCGCACCTCTGGTACCGCATCGGCCAG GTGATCGGCGTGGAGGCGAGGGCGGTGTACAACAACGGTCAGGCGGAGGGTCTCACCTTCTGGGCGCCCAACATCAACGTGTTCCGGGACCCGCGGTGGGGCCGGGGCCAGGAGACCCCCGGCGAGGACCCGACGATGACCGGCAAGTACGCCGCCGTCTTCGTCCGCGGCGTGCAGGGCTACGCCATCGCCGGCCCCGTCAACTCCACCGACCTCGAGGCCTCCGCCTGCTGCAAGCACTTCACCGCCTACGACCTCGAGAACTGGAAGGGCGTCACCCGATACGTCTTCGACGCCCAG gtgacgGTGCAGGATCTTGAGGACACGTACAACCCCCCGTTCAAGAGCTGCGTCGAAGACGGCCATGCCAGCGGCATCATGTGCTCCTACAACCGCGTCAATGGCGTGCCGACGTGCGCCGATTACAACCTCCTCTCCAAGACCGCCAGGCAGAACTGGGGATTTTACGG GTACATCACTTCGGACTGCGACGCTGTGTCGATCATCCATGACGCGCAAGGGTATGCCAAGACGGCAGAAGATGCAGTTGCAGATGTCCTCAAGGCTG GGATGGACGTGAACTGTGGCAGCTACGTGCAGCAGCACGGCGCCTCTGCACTCCAGCAGGGGAAGATCACCGAGCAGGACATCGACCGAGCCCTGCACAACCTGTTCGCCGTCAGGATGCGTCTGGGGCTCTTCAACGGCGACCCCAGGCGCAACCGGTACGGCGACATCGGGCCGGACCAGGTCTGCACGCAGGAGCACCAGAACCTGGCCCtggaggcggcgcaggacgGCATCGTCCTCCTCAAGAACGACGCCGGCGCGCTCCCGCTGTCCAAGTCCAAGGTCACCTCGCTCGGCGTCATCGGGTTCAATGCCAACAACGCCGAGAGGCTGCTCGGCAACTACTTCGGCCCGCCCTGCGTCACGGTGACGCCGCTCCAGGTGCTGCAGGGGTACGTGAAGGACACGAGGTTCGCCGCCGGCTgcaacgccgccgcctgcaACGTGACGGCGATCCCCGAGGCCGTCCAGGTGGCGAGCTCGGTGGACTCCGTCGTCCTGTTCATGGGTCTCGACCAGgaccaggagagggaggagatcgACCGGCTGGACCTGACGCTACCCGGACAGCAGCAGAGCCTCATCGAGAGCGTCGCGAACGCGGCCAATAAGCCGGTGATCTTGGTGCTGCTGTGCGGTGGCCCGGTGGACGTGAGCTTCGCCAAGACCAACCCCAAGATCGGCGCCATCCTTTGGGCTGGCTAccccggcgaggccggcggcatGGCCATTGCCCAAGTCCTCTTCGGAGAGCACAACCCAGGTGGAAGGCTACCGGTGACGTGGTACCCACAGGATTTCACGAAGGTTCCCATGACGGACATGCGGATGCGCGCCGACCCGGCGACGGGGTACCCCGGCCGGACGTACCGGTTCTACCGCGGCCCGACCGTGTTCGACTTTGGCTACGGCCTGAGCTACTCCAAGTACTCCCACCGCTTCGTCGCCAGCGGCACGAAGCCTCCTTCCATGAGCGACATCGCCGGCCTGAAGGCGCTGGAGACGAcgagcgcggccggcgcggcgatgTACGACGTGGAGGCGATGGGGTCGGAGGCGTGCGAGCGGCTCAAGTTCCCGGCGGTGGTGCGGGTGCAGAACCACGGGCCCATGGACGGGAAGCACCCGGTACTGGTGTTCCTGCGGTGGCCCAACGCGACGGACGACGGCAGCGGCAGGCCGGCCCGGCAGCTGATCGGGTTCCGGACCCTGCACCTGAGGGCGATGCAGACGGCCCACGTGGAGTTCGAGGTGAGCCCCTGCAAGCACTTCAGCAGGGCGAGCGAGGACGGCAGGAAGGTGATCGACCAGGGGTCCCACATCGTCATGGTCGGCGAGGATGAGTTCGAGATGAGCTTCATGGCGTGA
- the LOC117838431 gene encoding 2,3-bisphosphoglycerate-dependent phosphoglycerate mutase 1 — protein sequence MAASTSQHALSSIKWWSNSSFGLEKRTCHVHSVSVGCRCPNARNLGLVCASNTQSSVVEPVQLPGSPKSGITPKKSSESALILIRHGESLWNEKNLFTGCVDVPLTPKGVEEAIEAGKRICNIPVDVIYTSSLIRAQMTAMLAMMQHRRKKVPIIVHNESEQAHRWSQIYSEETKKQSIPVITAWQLNERMYGELQGLNKQETADRFGKEQVHEWRRSYDIPPPNGESLEMCAERAVAYFKDQIIPQLVSGKHVMIAAHGNSLRSIIMHLDKLTSQEVISLELSTGIPMLYIFKEGKFIRRGSPAGPAEAGVYAYTKNLAQYRQKLDGMIQ from the exons ATGGCTGCTTCCACATCTCAGCACGCGCTTTCATCCATCAAATGGTGGTCGAACAGCAGCTTCGGTCTTGAGAAGAGAACTTGTCATGTGCATTCTGTTTCAGTAGGGTGCCGCTGTCCCAATGCCCGTAATTTGGGTTTAGTTTGTGCTTCAAACACCCAATCTTCAGTGGTCGAGCCAGTTCAGCTGCCAGGGAGCCCTAAAAGCGGCATAACACCAAAAAAGTCAA GTGAAAGTGCACTCATACTGATTCGGCATGGCGAATCGTTGTGGAATGAGAAGAACCTGTTTACTGGATGTGTCGATGTTCCGCTGACCCCTAAGGGTGTGGAGGAGGCAATTGAGGCGGGTAAAAGGATATGCAATATCCCAGTTGATGTAATATACACTTCGTCACTAATTCGTGCTCAGATGACTGCTATGCTTGCCATGATGCAGCACCGCCGTAAGAAG GTTCCAATCATTGTCCACAATGAGAGTGAACAAGCTCACAGGTGGAGTCAGATATACAGTGAAGAGACAAAGAAGCAGTCCATTCCAGTCATAACAGCCTGGCAGTTAAATGAGCGAAT GTATGGTGAACTGCAAGGTCTTAACAAGCAAGAAACTGCTGACCGGTTTGGCAAAGAACAAGTTCATGAATGGCGTCGCAGTTATGATATTCCTCCCCCAAATGGCGAGAGCCTTGAGATGTGTGCGGAGAGAGCTGTTGCTTATTTCAAAGATCAA ATTATACCTCAACTTGTGTCTGGAAAGCATGTGATGATCGCTGCCCATGGAAATTCGCTTCGTTCGATTATAATGCATTTGGACAAATTGACTTCTCAAGAG GTTATTAGCCTTGAGCTGTCTACTGGCATTCCTATGCTGTATATATTTAAGGAAGGAAAATTCATCAGGCGAGGAAGTCCCGCAGGACCTGCTGAAGCAGGTGTCTATGCTTATACCAAG AATTTGGCTCAGTACAGACAGAAGCTTGACGGCATGATTCAGTAA